The Equus quagga isolate Etosha38 chromosome 19, UCLA_HA_Equagga_1.0, whole genome shotgun sequence DNA segment GATTAGAtcaatccattcattcaacaaatatttattgagccactACCATGTAGCAGGTACTTTTTAAAGTGCTGGACATACAAACTGacaagtctctgccctcatgtaTCTTGTGCTCtagttggagagacagacaatgaGCAAGTAATTACTTAACTGTTGGGAGAAGCAGTCTGCCTTGGGCCCTGAGCGTCATCCCTGCAGGTTCTTGCTAGGTATGCCAAGAAAGCAAGGTCCTGAAAGCTCTTTACCCCAGGGCCATGTCTCAGGGTTGTGTTTGCAGCAAGTAACCTTGCAGGATGGAGTAACATCTCATGTCTCAGGGTTGTGTTTGCTGCAAGTAACCTTGCAGGATGGAGTAACATCTCCGTGTCTCAGGGTTGTGTTTGCAGCAAGTAACCTTGCAGGATGGAGTAACATCTCGCCCCACGTGGACAAAGAACAGGCATTCCTACCACTCACTATGAAAGCAGTGAATCTCTAATCTCTGTGTTCCTCTCCTGTAATGCCATCCATGGGGTGTACGGGCATCCATGATGGGTCCTTTGCGGGACTTGGGGGACATGGGGAActgacacaaacacacatgaagCCCTGGCTACTGCTTTCACCATGAGTaacaaagtcctttgtctctgacacaggagtttcatgtcttctgccagcatctatgAAATAGTAACCAACTATTACTTTATAGTTTATTACTTTATTACTTTATTAGTAACAGTTCATTACTTTATTAGTAACAGTTATTTAGTAACAGTTTATTAGTTCGTAAGTACAGTAAAATCTCAGAGGCTGCACAGTTATTGATGATATGTGAAACGGAGATTACTGCTACTGAgcaaataaagcagaaaaagggaaACAGGGAAACAGGGAGTGTGTGGCACGAGGGCTTGATATTTTAGACAGTGTCGTTAAGAAAACCCCCTCTGATAAGGTGACATTGGAGCAGAAGCACGAATTAAGTGAGGAAACAAGCCATAAGACTACTTGGGAAAACAGCATTTCAGCCAGAGAGAACTGCAGgggcaaaggtcctgaggtcAGAGGATACTTGGACTATTTAGGAACAGCCTAGGGGCCCTCACGGCTAGAGGGGTGTtggagggagaagagcagaagaTGAGCCCAGGGAGATTGTCAGGAGCCAGAACACACAGAGTCTCAAAGGCCATGGAAGGCATTTGCAATGGACTCTGAGTAAGACGGGAACTCTGGTGGGTTTGATCAGAGAAGTGGCCTTCTCTGACTTCTGTTTTAAAAGGATGAATCTTATTTCTGTGTAGTAAATAGTGGCAGCCCTGAGGACCAGGTGGAAGCAGGGAGTCAGTGAGAAGGCTGTGACAACAGTCCCGGtgagagatgacagtggcttgTCCTGATAGTGGAacggaggtggtgagaagtggtcagctTCAGGATGCATTTTAAAACCCACAGACTTGCTTACGGATTGTATGTGTGGTATGAAGAAGACAAGCCAAGGATGATCCCAAGGTTTTGTTCTGAGCAGCTGCAAGGATGGAGTcaactgagatggagaagacgCGGGACGGGCAGGTTTGGAAGGAATCAAGAATATGGCGAATGAGCATGAGTGAACGAAAATGAACGCAGGAAtcactgaatattttctttctcgGAGACAGGAAATAAAAGGCCTGTCCCATGGGCAGCACCTTAAGTGCCTGGGGCCGGCGCTGGAATTCTCCCTCAGAAAATGAGGTAGCGGTTCCTTTAAGAGGGCCCCGCCCCACTCCACGAAGCCCCGCCCAAAGAGGGTCACGTGCCCCTCGGTCGCGCACTAGGGGCGGGCGTCGGGGCGGTTTGAAAGCCGGGCGCGCACCACAAGAGCGGCGGTTCGGCCTGCGACTGGGATGTCGGTGTTGCGGCCCCTGGACAAGCTGCCTGGCCTGAACACGGCCACCATCTTGGTGAGCGTCAGCAGCCCCGCTACCCCGGCCCGCCCCTCTTCCTCCGCAATGCCTCAGCCGCGCGGTCGTCTGCGCGCTCTGAGGTGCTGGCGCGGGCTATTCCGGCAGGGGAGTGGTGGGCGGGAGAGCCGCGCTCTCAGCCAATCGGAGTAGGCGCTCTCTCAGGCTAAGAGACGCCCCCACCAATAGGTGTGCGGCGGGCTCTTTCCTGGTTCCTGATTGGTGGGTGGCTGGGCGGGGAGGCCGCGGGCGGGGAGCGTGCAGGGTGGCTGAGGTGGGCGCCGGGCGGGCACTTGGTTTCCTCCGGTCGCAGGGTCTGACCTCCCGGAGAAGCCAGGCCGTCCGAGGGAGGGGCCGGGAAGGTAGTAATTGCTGGGCAGACGGGCCCCGAGCGGGTGCAGACCTCGGGCGTCAGCCCGTGCCTGGTGGGAGCCGGAGCCAGAGTCCTGGGTGTCGCGGCTGCCCTGGGCCCGTGCCTGATCCCAGGCCTCGGGCGGGACCGCGGTGCCCGGTATCAGTcggcctcctcctctctctgggcagCTGGTGGGCACGGAGgatgctctgctgcagcagctggCCGATGCGATGCTCAAGGAGGACTGCGCCTCCGAGCTGAAGGTGTAAGTAGCGGAGGCTGGGGTGTCCGATCGCGCGACTGTGGCCCGAACGCGGGTCTGGGCGTGAAGGAGAGCGGAGGGGCCGCCCGAGAGGCCAGCCCCTCGGGGTGTCCATCCTAGCGCGGTCGGTCCTCCCCAACCCTGCCGGCGGCGTCTGGTGGGTGGCTCCTTCATGTCTTCTGCACGTGTCAGCTCCTCATCCTAGGcatcctcctgctccctctgtcaCACACTTGTTCAGTCTTCCTCTAGCGCTTGTCACCATAAGAAATGTCCTTGTTCACCTGTTTGCTTGTTTCCAGTCCCatccccttgagggcagggactttgacTTTTGTTCTCGGACGAATCCCCAGTGCTttgagcagtgcctggcacagagtagatgctcagaGACACCCCGTATTTGGAGAAAAGGTGACTAAAGAAGCATATTTAGTTTTCCTCTTTCTAATTCATGGGGAGTAGAAAACAGCTGCTGGCAGGATCAAGTCACTGACTATATGTTGGTTCATTCTCCCTGATGGAAGGATAAGCTCCAGGGGTCCGTGTTGAAGGAGAATGATCCAAATCCAGAGGGTATTTCCCCCACGGGAATTGGGAATGCCCCTTACTAGGTAGAATAAGCCCCGTTACAGTCCTTTAAAGAATCTCTGGTGAAGGACATAATCCTTTCCCTCTAAATACAAATTGTTCATAGGTCCATCTGTGCTCTACCCTTCTTCCCAGACTCTTAGGCTACAGAACATCAAACACAATAACCAACAATCTCAAACCCTTAGCTCAGAAATAGGAAAGGattcttaaaaattcatttaattagCATCAGAGTAAATGGAAAATGTGGACAAAATTGCCTGTATTGAGCATAAACAAGATGGAAAGAAGTATCATGGAAACTGTTGCTGAAAAAGGGCTAGTCACGTGACATGCAAAAATCTGATAGAGTACCCACTCTGGAAAAATGtacaggaaaaggagaagaaatctcCTTCTTGAGTGTTTTGTGCCATTGAGAAACTTGATAAGaacatgagtttttaaaagaagcattCAAAGACGAAATGATAAAACAACAGAATGAGAGGAAAAAGGTTACAGGGTGAAGGGCAAAAAAGGGCCCAAAATAATACCATTAGAGAGCTATCTAATAAATGCCTAGAAACAGCAAGGAGCGGAGTACATGTGGTTGAAGACTAAGTTgtttacaaaaaagaaagcattgagAAAATCACCGTAAAAGCGTTCAAAGATGTAGTAGAAGAAAACTTCCCTGAAATGAATGAAGAGTTGAATTTGTCCATTAGAAAGCGTAAATATATCTTGTTCCAGGAAAAATGGATACAGAATACTTTTGTCACATTATATCCTGGTTAAGTTATTGAAGTTCAAGGGTAAATAGTTCTTCAGACTTTTAGGCAGGAAACGCAAACCATTGATTCTGTTGCCAAATGCTTCCAGCTCTCCACATTTGGAGCATTTAAACTTTTGTGGATGTGTGGAGCCATGTGATCAGTTCTGACCAATGAGCTGTGAGCAAAAATTGTGATCTCTATTGCTGAAGCATTTAATTGCCAGTGAGAGACCCTCCTCATTGCCCTATGCCTCTCCCATGGCGATCAGCAGTGTTCCAGAGTGGCAGCTTCATCTGCCTGGATCAAAGTTATAGTTAgagcaaaatatatatgtatataataataacaataataataatgtaaatatacatttatgtcTTGTCAAATTCTAGGGTAAATTATAAGATTGttaactttctcatttttcataatagAGACTCAATCTAATATAGATAAAATTGGAACATATAGTTAAAAATGATACCAACTTActaattttttcatctattttttctagcTCTACTTTAGTTATTTTACATCCAtccaattcaaataaaattaaattcatactATTCTATTTTTAGATTATATCTATTCAAGTATCTGAATGTGTATACATTATGTACATGAAGAGATGTTTAGAAAAATGTTCTAATGTTAATTAATACTAGTAATTTCTAAGTAACTGGACTTttaggagtgtgtgtgtttttaacttttgtaCTTTTTGGTATTTCATGAATTAGAAGCTGGGGGATAAAAGGAGATGGGTAATTGGAATAAGTGGAAATGGGCAGAAGTAGAGGGTTCAAGAAAAACCTTCAGGTAGGTATTTGATAACCAGAGACCAAGTCCAGAGGAGGATGATGAGggtgagttgcccaaggtcacatagctggtagaTGGCACTGAACTGGAACTTGAGCTCACTTTGTCACACTCCAAAGGGGTTCAGTCTTAACCCCTAAACATCACAGTCCAACACCCGTCTTCTGAGCCTGGTCTCCCTCGCAGCATGCAGTGTAGCTGGCTAGCCCCATGCCATCTTATGTCCAGAACTCCCTCTTGCCAAGGTGGTTACTAACCAGAGCTCCTTCCTGCCCGATGGAGTTGGACAGGAGTAGTGTGGACTGGACCAGCTCTGCCCTGCACCTGTGCTCCCCTAGGAGTCTTGCCCACGAGGGTATCAGGTGAATAGGTGTGGAGCCCTTGGCCTCTTCCCCTAGGAAGGGCAGCCTGTGAACAATCACTCTGATGGCGGCACGGATATCTAGTCCTGcactttcttgtttttcagcCACTTGGCAAagtccctccctctgccttccaaTGTGACTCGGCCCCGAATTGACCTTATTATGTTTGTGGTCAACCTTCACAGCAAATACAGGTGAGAGCCAGGGGATGGGGGCTGTCACGGCTCAAGAAGAGCTGGCTTAGGGGTACACTGGGACGGTGACCTTGCttgtgaagagaaggagaggagaaagggagagactgCCTGGGGTTAACCTAGGGAGTAAGAAGGGGGAGCCAGTGGACAGTACATGATGTCAAAAAGACACTGGCAAATCCCGGCGGTGTCATCAGTCATTCAGCTAATGCTCTCTGAGGCCAACTCTGTGTCCCTGACAGACATAGAAACACGAGATACCCGTAGCATCAGGGTTCAGTGCAGACTTGCTACCTGACCCGTTGGAACTAGTCAGCAGTGACTAGGCCCATGGGAGACTGAGAGAGGGCTGAGATCTGCCATGGCTGCCAGGGGGTCCTGGCTCAGTGGATCTGTCGCTCTTGAGGTACCTCTGTTCACCAAAAGGGACACTTAGGTGCAGAGCCATCATTGCTATGGCCTCAGGCCTTGTTCATTCAGGCTGAAACCTTGGCTTGGGCCCTCTGACCAAGATGGCTGTTGGCCAGGAGACACCAGattccttcctcactctctggACACCAGTGAATGAAAGCCTTGGCCCAAAAGGTCAGAGTGCCCTTGTTTAGAGGAAAAGCATGTTTTCATATAATTGATATGACTGTAAATACTATAACCTTATTGGAGAGCGATTTGACATTGcctgtatacatttttaaagacacCCACTGTGACCCAGCCGTTCTTCTAGCCTCTGTCCTACATAAACAGAAACACTTGGTTGTACAAGGATATAGAAGGACATATGTAAAGGAACGTTCATGCAGCATTCTTTGTCCTGGGGAAAAACTGAAGAGCACGTCAGTGTCCATCACTGGGAAAATAGTCAGAAAGTGGTACTGTGAGGTCATTCTGAAGAAGGTGACAGATACGTCGAACCCAACTAAACCCAACCAGATGCTTATACGTATCACTATGTGTAGttgcatatgaaaaaaatttgagaagaattaCACCCCAAGCTATTGgcagtggttacctctggggagtTGAGACTGACGGGTAGTACTAGAGAGGGgccttttactttttacttataCATCCATATTTACTATTTGATTATTTTACAGGCTTGAGTTACTTTGTAAttaaaagtagttaaaaaaaaaatgaaaggacaaaatAGTCCTCTAGGGCTATTTTCTGTCACCTCGTCTCGTTCTCTGGCCTCTGTGGAATGAGGAGGGGGGCATCTGCCTTCTCTGTTGTAAGGTTTGTCTTCTGGTTTGTTTTCTCACCCTGGCCTGGCCACCCCAGCCTCCGGAACGTGGAGGAGTCCCTGCACCATGTGGATGCCACCTTCTTCCTGGGCAAGGTGGGCTTCCTCGCCACGGGCGGTAAGTGCGTCCCCCGCCTGCTGCTGCCCAGCCCACACCGAGAGCAGTGTGTGGCTGGGTGTTGTAGTGGCCTCCTTGCTAAGGCAGCCTGGCTGttggaaagaacatgggctttggaatctGACCTGCTGTCGGTCTTTCTAAAAGCAAATCTGAGCAGATCATTCTGCTGAGTTAATTGCTTAGAGTTGCCTAGTGGTTCCCTGTGGCTTCAGAGTAGATTCCAAACTCCTGTAAAGACACAAAGCATTTGCAGTTTGGCTTCTGCCTTCCTGTCCAGTCTCACCTCCTGCTACTCTCCCATTCTCTGGTGCAGCTTGTAGTTCTCAGAACAAGCCGTGCTGTTCCTGAGATCGTAATGTTCACAGTGGCAATCATAGGAGCCCACACTTGTGGAGCGCTCAGTGTACGCCAGACACTGCTGGTTGCTGTGTTTCTGTATCacctaatcttcacaacaaacagCCCTTTGACGCgggtattattatctctattttatagctgaagaaactAGTCCTGAGGTTATATCACTTACCTGAGGCCCCGCAGCTAAAAAGTGGGAGAGCTGATTTCCACACCTCTAGAGTCATAGTCCACAGCCTATACCCTTCGTGATTAGACCATATGGCTTTTCACAagtgcttttttcctcttctttatctaACAAACCCCTATTTTCTGCCTCCTGGGGCACGCGCCCCTGACCAGCCCTGCAGTCTGGGCCCTCGGGGTATCCATCCCATGCATGCGTCTGTTGGAGACCCCCACCCATCCACCTACACCTGTGATGTGTCTGACCTGTCTGCCCCCCAGCTGAACTGGGAGCTCCTTGGCGGAGGGCCTGGTACAGGTTATTCTCCACAAGtcttggtgaataaatgaatgccagATCATTTCTATATATTCCTTCATTGCATCTCTAAGTAACTCAGGCATCGGGGCTGTTATGATCCTCTctttaaagatgaggacactCATGTTTGCATAGAGCCCTCCCTCAAAGCCCTTTCAGCCTTATTTCTAATCTGATGATCTTGACTGCCCTGAGAAGAAGGTGAACAGGATTGTCACCCCACTGACTAGTAAGAAACCGAGGCCCGGAGAGGGAACGTGGATGACTTTGCCCAGTGCCTCCTGGAATTCAACCCATTGCACTCGCGGCTTCTTTGCAGCTGGGCGGGAGAGCCACTGCAGCGTTCACCGGAACACCGTGGTGAAGCTGGCCCACACCTACCGAAGCCCCCTGCTCttctgtgacctggaggtgaggaCACTGATCACGCTGGTGCAGGGAAAGGGCAGTCAGCACACAGCGGGCCTGGCGGGAACGCTTCTTGGAGGGTCATCAAGCCCCTGAGTGAGAGGGGTCCTGAGGTGGAGACGCAAGatcctggtttgaatcctggctgtcCTGCTCACTGGCTGTGACCTTGAGTGAGACACTGTAAGCCTTGGGGTGCACAGATGTAAAGTGAGGTGATGCTGTGCATTCGTCTCGTCACTTGTGCTGTCACTCGTGACCTtacttttgctttgtttcctctcTGCTCATAGCTAAGTCTGTGTATGTTTTTGTGGGTTCATGTTAGTATCTCACCCTCCTGCTGGGCTATAGGTGCCGTGAGGCCAGGCATCTTGTCTGTCTCATTAACCAGTGCATCCTCAAGTCGCCCTGGCAGTCAGAACGCCCCATGTCCCCCTTACCTCCCTGGATTGCAGACCTTGTCCAGTCCCAGTGCAGGGCTGGGCATCCCTCAGGCAGCAgggatggtgggtgggtgggtagtgGTTAGATGGATACGGTATGGTGTTGGTTCTGCCCTGACACACTGCTGTTGGTGTTTCTTACAAGGTGAGCCCTAATTAGGAGGGTAGCAAAGAAGATTTCTATTTTGCTGGTAAATTTTGCTCTTCAGCCTCTCTGTGCAGTATGAATCCTGATGGCTTTTTGCTAAAGGGTCCTTTAGGGTCCTTTAGGACCTTTAGCAAAGGACCCCAAAATTGCTGCTGTTCCCAATGGAAGGTCTGCTGAGggctcccagggcctgggctgccccACCCATGCACCAGGCCTGCTCAGTTGGTTTGGGGTCTGTTTATTGGTTTTAAGGTTCGTTTTGAAGATTTGTGTTTCTGCTCTGTTCTGGGTCTTGTACCGGTTCCCAAAGGCAAAGTGATGTACTGCAGAGAGAACTAAGTCAGCACGTGGTCCCTCACCACCGTCTAGACCAGAGGTTCTTGTTCTGGGGTCTGTGGATCCCTCTGGTCTGAGGATAGAACTCAGAGGATCTGTGAAGTTAGACAAGAAAaaagttacttctttttttcGCTAACCTCTAAGTGAAATTTAGATTATGAATGTAGGCAAGAGATGTCGATGGTATTGGCCGAATCTGCAGTTGTTACTGATAGAAGTGGCAGATGTTGCCGTGTCACATGAGGATTGGGGCGGGTCTCATCCCTCCAGCATTGCAGTGGTCCTTAGACCAGCCCCATATCTCATTCAATGTATCCGTAAAGCTGCACATGCTACTGTGTCACGAAGTTGTGTTTTCTATTTGATGAGTATTTTAAGAACTCctgattaggggccagcctggtggctcagcagttacgttcacacattccacttcagcggccggggattcgccggttcagatcctgggtgcagacatatgcaccacttgtcaagccatgctgtggcaggcgtcccacatataaagtagaggaagatgggcacggatgttagctcagggccagtcttcctcagcaaaaagaggaggattggtggcaggtgttagctcagggctaatcttcctcaaaaaaaatggtattaaaaaaaaagaacccctgATTAGACCAACACTCTGATCTCACAGATAGGACCCTGAAGTCTGGGTCACACCTGAGGTGCCTGCCTCTGTCAGGCCCCTGCTAGGCTTTCCTCAAGGAACCTGAGAAAACCGAGACCCAGAGAGAAGGGTCTTGCTTCACaatcacccagctagtaagtaaGCGGGAGAGCCAGGAGGCTGGTCTGCCCATCGTAGCCTGCGGACTGCATGGTATTAGACAAGTCACTGCCCCTCCCTGCACAGCTCTAGTCTTATCTCTGAAGGGGAATCATAGTCTTTGCTCCCACAGCGCTGGTGTGCGTACCCGGCCGTCTGTGGTGCTCCCTAACCTTGCTATGGGTGGTGCAATTCTGTATCTGGCCAGGAGGTGGCAGGCCATACCAGGTCCTGGGTTTTCCTGGAGCCTGAGAACTCAAGAAAAGGCCTGCGGCAGGCTGTTTATTTCTACCAGCAGCAGACCTGCTGAGAACAGAGACCTGGCATTCCCAGGATGGAGCACCCGGTGTTTGGACAGTCATCCTTCCTCAGACCCATGTTGTCCTTTTCAGGGCACCCTCCTCCTCTGCATAGTCGAGTTTGAGCCTTGCCATATTTTGAGGCCTTTGCATGGCAGAGATTATTaaccccgttttacagatgaagaaacacacCTAGGGAGGTGTGGGATTCGCCCAGTGAGATTCTTTCCTAGCTCTGCCCATAGGGCCCTGTGCTGGCCCCTGAGAACCCGGATGAGTGAGACACTGGCCCTGCTCTCTCGGAATCTAGCGAGATAGACC contains these protein-coding regions:
- the CENPM gene encoding centromere protein M isoform X1; the protein is MSVLRPLDKLPGLNTATILLVGTEDALLQQLADAMLKEDCASELKVHLAKSLPLPSNVTRPRIDLIMFVVNLHSKYSLRNVEESLHHVDATFFLGKVGFLATGAGRESHCSVHRNTVVKLAHTYRSPLLFCDLEVEGFRATMAQRLVRMLQICAGHVPGLSALNLLSLLRSSENPSLEDL
- the CENPM gene encoding centromere protein M isoform X2 is translated as MSVLRPLDKLPGLNTATILLVGTEDALLQQLADAMLKEDCASELKVLRNVEESLHHVDATFFLGKVGFLATGAGRESHCSVHRNTVVKLAHTYRSPLLFCDLEVEGFRATMAQRLVRMLQICAGHVPGLSALNLLSLLRSSENPSLEDL